In Arcobacter ellisii, a genomic segment contains:
- a CDS encoding WYL domain-containing protein has protein sequence MIERVKEIYLKLYREGYSCTKNKLKDYFKVTEKTIENTLKPYSKVIIYDKQLKRYRFTKLLPDFIPYEVFYEIFSESIANSTIKKDFLKIKNLFMQENDGIVMISTSDLSDFAKKIIMFTIAINDNNILKIEYTKNGDQKETKVIKPHTIICNGFTYYCYASYEKRNEKDVGSIRTFEFNRIGNVESLEFLSDEIFKIEQNGNAFGPYEKNKYIVLEFDRMSTDFFRKSNIFQNSTYEIIDINENTLIAKMYYNSLEIEVVKLIQQWMPHIKISDDDENKSKVYKIIKDNFEKLIF, from the coding sequence ATGATAGAAAGAGTGAAAGAAATTTATTTAAAATTATATAGGGAAGGTTACTCTTGTACAAAAAATAAATTAAAAGACTATTTTAAAGTTACTGAAAAAACCATAGAGAATACTTTAAAGCCTTATTCCAAAGTTATAATTTATGATAAGCAATTAAAAAGATATAGGTTTACTAAACTTTTACCAGATTTTATCCCTTATGAGGTTTTTTATGAAATATTTAGTGAAAGTATTGCAAATAGCACTATAAAAAAAGATTTTCTTAAAATAAAAAATCTATTCATGCAAGAAAATGATGGTATTGTTATGATTAGTACTTCTGATTTATCAGATTTTGCAAAAAAAATTATAATGTTCACAATTGCTATAAATGATAATAATATCTTAAAAATTGAATATACAAAAAATGGTGACCAAAAAGAAACTAAAGTTATAAAACCTCATACAATAATATGTAATGGTTTTACATATTATTGTTATGCAAGTTATGAAAAACGAAATGAAAAGGATGTTGGTTCTATAAGAACATTTGAATTTAATCGAATAGGTAACGTTGAAAGTTTAGAATTTTTATCTGATGAAATATTCAAAATAGAACAAAATGGTAATGCTTTTGGTCCATATGAAAAAAATAAATATATTGTTTTAGAATTTGATAGAATGAGCACAGATTTTTTTAGAAAATCAAATATTTTTCAAAATTCTACTTATGAAATTATTGATATTAATGAAAATACTTTAATTGCAAAAATGTATTACAATAGTTTAGAAATTGAAGTAGTAAAGCTCATTCAACAATGGATGCCACATATAAAAATTTCAGATGATGATGAAAATAAAAGTAAAGTTTATAAAATAATAAAAGATAATTTTGAAAAATTAATTTTTTAA
- a CDS encoding YkgJ family cysteine cluster protein: MNIGTDEKIIKRYQTKEQAEEKIGLKFRPINFSVEKEEKDFMNSLKGNYKDLSKLKKLYTYADLVNTSIDEITVCQKGCSHCCKIPVDVSELEIKYIERNTEYKRQNIEKINTNDYCPFLNQDKGICSIYQFRPLVCRTFFTFDNPKYCENKDEKHVVITLEGNQKLSGMYNLLLLNTNNMSKKDIRYYFK; the protein is encoded by the coding sequence ATGAATATTGGAACTGATGAAAAAATAATAAAAAGGTATCAAACAAAAGAACAAGCTGAAGAAAAAATAGGATTAAAATTTAGACCTATTAATTTTTCAGTTGAAAAAGAAGAAAAAGATTTCATGAATAGTCTAAAAGGTAATTATAAAGATTTATCAAAATTAAAAAAACTGTATACATATGCAGATTTAGTTAATACTAGTATTGATGAAATTACTGTATGTCAAAAAGGTTGTTCACATTGTTGTAAGATACCAGTTGACGTTTCAGAGTTAGAAATTAAATATATAGAAAGAAATACTGAATATAAAAGACAAAATATTGAGAAAATTAATACAAATGACTATTGCCCTTTTTTAAATCAAGATAAAGGTATTTGTAGTATTTATCAATTTAGACCTCTTGTTTGTAGAACTTTTTTTACTTTTGATAATCCAAAATATTGTGAAAATAAAGATGAAAAGCATGTTGTAATTACATTAGAAGGAAATCAAAAACTTTCGGGAATGTATAATCTTCTTTTACTAAATACAAATAATATGTCAAAAAAAGACATTAGATATTATTTTAAGTAA
- a CDS encoding ThiF family adenylyltransferase: MSKFFIINKSSVEIITEISHNFPLKYPKFYTTNKSMFLRYPHIEQFNDRINAYGICLNAEEDKLYYENPYDLLCDSYNRLEEFLSKIENNEFDKNEIFDEFDSYWCSARGKIHYNKDLITKYKSFKLLDAYIVKTKIQELLFIEEEKFIKQFCKSANYEYSKNKILYINFEKELENNIPKTYDDLKNLIIKLGYLSNLQKIKKIKNVVHAILFSFNIPNTKEIHYAGIYFNEKKSTHVMNFINPFLNKENANKEIYGILAMDISNSRLYKRGGTLMNVNVNKKGKKIAIVGCGSVGSSLAHKLIKIGCTNIVLIDPETLSSNNIARHLLGMEYLEQNKALALKTYLEKQFLDININAIDDYVENQFEKLTECDLIITALGSDANHIEEKIIRDAINGNVKAVISCWFEATASIGHSLLFDDSINSEEFNMNSLFKEITFLDGKATLEFVKSDVGCNSNYMPYTYLNANLHLNHFANMIVKYLLDEKIETHWTSIGEIENLNKYLKDGYSINENTLIKRNF, encoded by the coding sequence ATGAGTAAATTTTTCATTATTAATAAATCTTCTGTGGAGATTATAACTGAAATCAGTCATAATTTCCCATTAAAGTATCCAAAATTCTATACAACTAATAAAAGCATGTTTCTAAGATACCCACATATTGAGCAATTTAATGATAGAATTAATGCTTATGGAATATGTTTAAATGCGGAAGAAGATAAGTTATATTATGAAAATCCTTACGATTTACTATGTGATTCATATAATCGACTTGAAGAATTTTTAAGTAAAATTGAAAATAATGAATTTGATAAAAATGAAATTTTTGATGAATTCGACAGTTATTGGTGTAGTGCAAGAGGAAAAATTCATTATAATAAAGATCTTATTACTAAATATAAGTCTTTTAAACTACTTGATGCATATATTGTTAAAACAAAAATTCAAGAATTACTTTTTATAGAAGAAGAAAAATTCATAAAACAATTTTGTAAAAGTGCAAATTATGAATATAGTAAAAATAAAATTCTATATATAAATTTTGAAAAAGAGTTAGAAAACAACATACCTAAAACTTATGATGACTTAAAAAACCTTATTATAAAGCTTGGATATTTAAGTAATCTTCAAAAAATTAAAAAGATAAAAAACGTAGTTCACGCTATTTTATTTTCTTTCAATATACCAAATACAAAAGAAATTCATTATGCAGGCATTTATTTTAATGAAAAGAAATCAACTCATGTAATGAATTTTATTAATCCTTTTCTTAATAAAGAAAATGCAAACAAAGAAATTTATGGAATATTAGCAATGGATATTTCTAATAGTAGGTTATATAAAAGAGGTGGAACTTTAATGAATGTTAATGTAAATAAAAAAGGGAAAAAGATTGCCATAGTAGGTTGCGGTTCAGTTGGGTCTTCATTAGCACACAAATTAATTAAAATTGGTTGTACCAATATTGTATTAATTGATCCAGAGACATTAAGTTCAAATAATATAGCAAGACATTTACTTGGTATGGAGTATCTTGAACAAAATAAAGCTTTAGCACTTAAAACTTATTTAGAAAAACAGTTTTTAGATATTAATATAAATGCAATTGATGATTATGTTGAGAATCAATTTGAAAAATTAACGGAATGTGACTTAATTATAACTGCCTTAGGAAGCGATGCAAATCATATTGAAGAAAAAATCATTAGAGATGCGATTAATGGGAATGTTAAGGCTGTTATATCTTGTTGGTTTGAAGCTACTGCATCAATAGGACATTCATTATTATTTGATGATTCAATTAATAGTGAAGAATTTAATATGAATAGCTTATTTAAAGAAATCACATTTTTAGATGGAAAAGCTACATTAGAATTTGTAAAAAGTGATGTTGGGTGTAATTCCAATTATATGCCATATACATATTTAAACGCAAATTTGCATTTAAATCATTTTGCAAATATGATTGTAAAATATTTATTAGATGAAAAAATTGAAACACATTGGACTTCAATTGGTGAAATTGAAAATTTAAATAAATATCTAAAAGATGGATATTCTATAAATGAAAATACTTTAATTAAAAGAAATTTTTAG
- a CDS encoding magnesium chelatase domain-containing protein, with product MKIIKSASLDTIDAISIDVESTFTKGLPTFTIVGMISTSISESKERVKSALLINGFKFPPLKIIVNLSPSEISKKGTHFDLAIALQIAFYDNKKINFDDFFFFGELALDGNIKDTTLIFPMVLSLVKKGEVKKVVVCEESAKKLVNIPNLQIYKVKELNEAIEFIKSEKKEEFLYEKKEIKHKILEINSEKYFYETNYPEDFSDVIGQDMAKYAAMICAAGNHHLIYTEL from the coding sequence ATGAAAATAATTAAATCAGCCTCTTTAGACACAATTGATGCAATTTCAATTGATGTTGAATCAACGTTTACTAAAGGATTACCGACTTTTACGATTGTGGGAATGATAAGTACAAGTATTAGTGAATCAAAGGAGAGAGTAAAATCTGCTTTATTGATTAATGGTTTTAAATTTCCTCCTTTAAAAATTATTGTAAATCTCTCTCCTTCTGAAATATCAAAAAAAGGAACTCATTTTGATTTAGCAATTGCTTTACAAATAGCATTTTATGATAATAAAAAAATTAACTTTGATGACTTTTTTTTCTTTGGTGAATTGGCTCTTGATGGGAATATTAAAGATACAACTTTGATTTTTCCTATGGTTTTATCTCTTGTGAAAAAGGGTGAAGTAAAAAAAGTTGTTGTTTGTGAAGAGAGTGCAAAAAAATTAGTAAATATTCCAAATTTACAAATTTATAAAGTGAAAGAGTTAAACGAAGCAATAGAGTTTATCAAGAGTGAAAAAAAAGAAGAATTCTTATATGAAAAAAAAGAGATTAAACATAAGATTTTAGAAATAAATAGTGAAAAATATTTTTATGAAACAAATTATCCTGAAGATTTCAGTGATGTTATTGGGCAAGATATGGCTAAATATGCTGCTATGATTTGCGCAGCTGGAAATCACCACCTAATATATACTGAACTTTAA
- a CDS encoding site-specific integrase — MEYVKYVDEFPEINYTNKYLILKKYKNDFHIFYNDILKVYLPHLLNIKTLKLKTSHKMIELLSNGNWQELKYYPRIRESIITEDKIHFKDFRDWNDYFIHIDSKSSYPIFKTTDIKKRTHYGPAPFNLIAEFIIILASKGILKTPLYSTSLYFSNSPFVLNFFEKYFKTNQIYQELNNSLNFYFKSTVNKTFINSIILLSSNINYKNITDKNIENLQKYYKDNNLNLTKYEKKDNVNKKNDIFSYTNSQLEKLPLIFIKLGANVNTISQKKAKNKTIDDYFDYSKKILEQKRFNTNPQFKEMVFSFFKQLYLVDRLTIDTIRQKIRILLDFLKELVETFNHTYITKEKMQSYLDYPINENTYQKYLKEKEKKGVTSEELIRSQGIVIDFLNSTNLYYGIFKENTRVRFNSYKGATLFRESLDEEVYNLIIDILLNRPPYIKNLKKWGSVQCDWSNWWPHKVIPFLPLSLLLHLHLPLRSAHILNLDRDNFLLLNPDDSIKGFYINTDKNTSKKDLHIIPNIYKNELNIYKELIKLNKKMFPNLKKVKYKNDINSPWEEFYPLFPNFDGDNVMSRTIYEHYFKIVVLMAQFEIYNKNKDILIAWFENSTYFPKSINEIENLSARTIQTKVKLSFGLHSLRVTGATRLLRMGFPPQIIRLFTGHKGVNTLINIYLKIPHKELIESYFKISDNINTSTPKGLNNSLRYIPSSIVSPIKNKTPEKILMELKKNHLFTLKRIVTDVRKTTNTRIEIDNGLEVMSEIHWTHWQSYSFGICGKPDVCPIGAENRCSLCPYLATGPLFLQGVIIKTQQIQKRILVQSNIIAENRKLGQYEKNKSFHKQQSSDIEELAGWYEIISLIEKKIKEDIKDKELGNKIIKSKERDLQLVYYENVSEIDGLIKIYEEAKMLNLYNPDIEDTIYRLSSKIIKYCMNNNINEIIQYIDEPTKVIEWFIPQKEIKFNKKYLT; from the coding sequence TATCTAATATTAAAAAAATATAAAAATGATTTCCATATTTTTTACAATGATATACTAAAAGTTTATTTACCACACTTACTCAATATAAAAACATTAAAATTAAAAACTAGCCATAAAATGATTGAATTATTGAGCAATGGAAATTGGCAAGAGTTAAAATATTATCCACGAATCAGAGAATCAATTATTACAGAAGATAAAATACATTTTAAAGATTTTAGAGACTGGAATGATTATTTTATCCATATTGATAGTAAATCATCTTATCCAATTTTTAAAACTACAGATATAAAAAAAAGAACTCATTATGGTCCTGCACCATTCAATCTTATTGCTGAATTTATAATAATTTTAGCAAGTAAAGGAATACTTAAAACACCTTTATATTCTACTTCATTATATTTCTCTAATAGTCCTTTTGTATTAAATTTTTTTGAGAAATATTTTAAAACAAATCAAATTTATCAAGAATTAAATAATTCACTAAATTTTTACTTTAAATCTACTGTAAATAAAACATTTATCAACAGTATAATACTTTTAAGTTCAAATATAAATTATAAGAATATAACTGATAAAAATATAGAAAATCTTCAAAAATATTATAAAGATAATAACTTAAATTTAACAAAGTATGAAAAGAAAGACAATGTTAATAAAAAAAATGATATTTTCTCATATACTAATTCTCAATTAGAAAAGCTCCCTCTTATATTTATCAAGCTTGGTGCAAACGTAAACACGATATCACAGAAAAAAGCTAAAAACAAAACCATTGATGATTATTTCGACTATTCAAAAAAAATTTTAGAACAAAAAAGATTTAATACAAATCCTCAATTCAAAGAAATGGTATTTTCTTTTTTCAAACAACTTTATCTTGTTGATAGATTAACAATAGATACAATTAGACAAAAAATTAGAATACTACTTGATTTTTTAAAAGAACTTGTTGAAACTTTTAACCACACATACATTACAAAAGAAAAAATGCAAAGCTATCTTGATTACCCAATTAATGAGAATACTTATCAAAAATATCTAAAAGAAAAAGAAAAAAAAGGAGTAACTAGTGAAGAACTAATCAGATCTCAAGGCATTGTAATTGATTTCTTAAATAGTACAAATCTTTACTATGGAATTTTTAAAGAAAATACTAGAGTTAGATTTAATTCATATAAAGGTGCAACTTTATTTAGAGAATCACTAGATGAAGAAGTTTATAATTTAATAATAGATATTTTACTAAATCGTCCACCTTATATAAAAAACTTAAAAAAGTGGGGTTCTGTACAATGTGATTGGTCCAATTGGTGGCCACATAAAGTAATTCCTTTTTTGCCACTATCTCTATTATTACACTTACATCTACCACTAAGATCTGCTCACATACTTAATTTAGATAGAGATAACTTTTTATTACTAAATCCAGATGACTCTATAAAAGGATTTTATATAAATACAGATAAGAACACATCTAAAAAAGATTTACATATAATCCCTAATATATATAAAAATGAACTAAATATATATAAGGAGCTGATAAAATTAAATAAAAAAATGTTTCCAAATCTTAAAAAAGTGAAATATAAAAATGATATAAATTCACCTTGGGAGGAATTTTATCCTTTATTTCCAAACTTTGATGGAGATAATGTGATGTCAAGAACAATTTATGAACATTATTTCAAAATAGTTGTTCTAATGGCCCAATTTGAGATTTATAATAAGAATAAAGATATCTTAATTGCATGGTTTGAAAATTCAACTTATTTTCCAAAATCAATTAATGAAATTGAAAATTTAAGTGCACGTACTATTCAAACAAAAGTTAAATTATCATTTGGACTACACTCATTGAGAGTTACTGGAGCAACAAGATTATTAAGGATGGGGTTTCCACCACAAATAATTAGATTATTTACAGGACATAAAGGTGTAAATACATTAATTAATATTTATCTTAAAATTCCTCATAAAGAATTAATTGAATCTTATTTTAAAATTAGTGATAATATTAACACTTCTACCCCTAAAGGATTAAACAACTCACTAAGATATATCCCTTCATCAATAGTTTCCCCGATAAAAAACAAAACACCTGAAAAAATCTTAATGGAACTTAAAAAAAATCATCTTTTTACATTAAAAAGAATAGTTACTGATGTTAGAAAAACAACAAATACTAGAATTGAGATAGATAATGGATTAGAAGTTATGTCAGAAATACATTGGACTCATTGGCAAAGTTATAGTTTTGGTATTTGTGGAAAACCTGATGTATGTCCAATTGGAGCAGAAAATAGATGTTCTTTATGTCCTTACTTAGCTACAGGTCCCTTATTTTTACAGGGAGTAATAATAAAAACTCAACAAATTCAAAAAAGAATTTTAGTACAAAGTAATATAATTGCAGAGAATAGGAAACTTGGACAATATGAAAAAAATAAATCTTTTCATAAACAACAATCATCTGATATAGAAGAGCTTGCAGGTTGGTATGAAATTATTAGTTTAATTGAAAAAAAAATAAAAGAAGATATTAAAGACAAAGAATTAGGAAATAAAATTATAAAATCAAAAGAAAGAGACCTACAACTAGTTTATTATGAAAATGTATCTGAAATTGATGGTCTCATAAAAATTTATGAAGAAGCAAAAATGTTAAATCTTTATAATCCTGATATTGAAGATACAATTTATAGATTATCTTCAAAAATCATAAAATATTGTATGAATAATAACATTAATGAAATAATTCAATATATTGATGAACCAACAAAAGTAATAGAGTGGTTTATACCTCAAAAAGAAATTAAATTTAATAAAAAATATTTAACTTAA
- the def gene encoding peptide deformylase, with amino-acid sequence MIREVITYPNKLLRLKSKDVEQFDSELHTLLDDMYETMISQNGVGLAAIQVAIPLNVLIINLPNEDDIQNRDDLIEAINPIITHKDGTQVFTEGCLSVPGFSEDVTRAQHIIVEYCNRFGEKQTMECEGFLAVAWQHEMEHLSGHLFIENLSILKRKKFEKEWKKKMKDKR; translated from the coding sequence ATGATTAGAGAAGTTATAACTTATCCAAATAAATTACTTCGATTAAAATCTAAAGATGTAGAGCAGTTCGATAGTGAACTGCATACTCTTTTAGATGATATGTATGAAACAATGATATCTCAAAATGGAGTAGGGCTTGCTGCTATTCAAGTTGCAATTCCATTAAATGTTTTAATTATAAATCTTCCAAATGAAGATGATATTCAAAATAGAGATGATTTGATTGAAGCAATAAATCCAATTATTACACATAAAGATGGAACTCAAGTTTTCACTGAAGGGTGTTTAAGTGTTCCTGGATTTAGTGAAGATGTGACAAGAGCACAACATATTATTGTTGAATATTGTAATAGATTTGGTGAAAAACAAACTATGGAATGTGAAGGTTTCTTAGCTGTTGCTTGGCAACATGAAATGGAACATTTATCAGGACATCTGTTTATTGAAAATTTATCTATTCTTAAAAGAAAAAAATTCGAAAAAGAGTGGAAAAAAAAGATGAAAGATAAAAGATAA
- a CDS encoding Mov34/MPN/PAD-1 family protein encodes MNKIKFQNKNLKVYISNQLKQELLTLRQFEFNREKGGVILGKLYPQNNTIEITHFFEDNPLNSSEYGLELNVNYLQENIERIWEQSNGQITYLGDWHTHPQWKAEPSLRDYKTFFVNYYQSKVQQNLLLYLILGRKENWFKSFNGLKFYDIKYFKE; translated from the coding sequence ATGAATAAAATCAAATTCCAAAATAAAAATTTAAAAGTTTATATCAGTAATCAATTGAAACAAGAACTTTTAACTTTACGTCAGTTTGAATTTAATAGAGAAAAAGGTGGTGTTATTTTAGGAAAATTATATCCTCAAAACAACACTATTGAAATCACTCATTTTTTTGAAGATAATCCTTTAAACTCAAGTGAATATGGCTTAGAACTGAATGTAAACTATTTACAAGAGAATATTGAACGAATATGGGAACAAAGTAATGGACAAATCACTTACTTAGGTGATTGGCATACTCATCCTCAATGGAAGGCAGAGCCGTCCTTGAGAGATTATAAAACATTTTTTGTTAATTATTATCAAAGTAAAGTTCAACAGAACTTATTACTTTATTTAATTTTGGGAAGAAAAGAAAACTGGTTTAAATCATTTAACGGTTTAAAATTTTATGATATAAAATATTTTAAGGAATAA
- a CDS encoding YegP family protein, which produces MNDKKNGYYVLYKHDGIEQPYHWVLKAANHQVILKSENYVNRHDALTGIESVRKNCEDDENYQRLVAKDESPYFNLCAKNHKIIGTSEMYSTTEARNNGIESVKKHGISLVLVDETSSSNTGTAATVTVKPERSAEKRYA; this is translated from the coding sequence TTGAACGATAAAAAAAATGGATATTATGTTTTATATAAACATGATGGTATAGAACAACCTTATCATTGGGTTTTAAAGGCTGCGAATCACCAAGTGATTTTAAAATCAGAGAATTATGTTAACAGACATGATGCATTAACTGGTATTGAATCAGTAAGAAAAAACTGTGAAGATGATGAAAATTATCAAAGATTAGTAGCAAAAGATGAAAGTCCGTATTTTAATTTATGTGCAAAAAACCATAAAATAATTGGTACAAGTGAAATGTATTCTACAACAGAAGCAAGAAACAATGGAATTGAATCTGTAAAAAAACATGGAATAAGTTTGGTACTTGTAGATGAAACTTCATCTTCGAATACAGGAACAGCAGCAACAGTGACTGTTAAACCAGAAAGAAGTGCAGAAAAAAGATATGCCTAA
- a CDS encoding TrlF family AAA-like ATPase, whose product MEEINNLNFGADFVRADLHIHSYGKDGSFDVTDSSMTPQNIVDIAIENNLSIISITDHNEIQNSKKAIDYANNKNILVIPGIEISTTQGHLLVYFETYEQLRKFFGKLTISDDKERCEQGIVQCLRFASEFNGFGVLAHIELDSGFEKVIGRFNKVIEDIFIHPSLLALEISSKNSIDYYTDVDTNDDRKKLLNERRTKLEQRFDLILPKIMSSDAHKLDKLGTNADGDKRLTRFKVDSLSFHALKIALISYESRVRLENMIPEKIPHFIGLKFKGGLLDEQKIRFSKNLTCIIGGRGTGKSTMLESLREVSGNVSTSKVKDTDIWSDEISMFYEDETGRQIEFKREKNSSSINITDMTDGIIRIPIESYGQGETASTIQHSDDNPKVLLDFLDSFIEIEPLIKEDQELCELLLENQSSLTKARIEVKGIPDTRKQITNISEKVKKLEQDKVGDLVKYQMSLANEKKIRDELISKLKKLIDNYRDVLNDEEAFKSFSGMTDDEIIIGKEEFLKVKIIVEEFSNVVKKTSVKLNEELVPKVGELKIQLDLWKDKEKNILTKIDEKKSELEKQGIPFDLGKINQIIKDLAYYQDRLKKQEEILNELKELEKNRKDLIKRRKEVKKEIYKQRFLFSNVINNNLKDAVDEFFIKAEYKESTYSPEFENSIKDLMGWRTSQVSKAKIIANELSVMDFCEGVKKKNLSSLAQIKEDGKRVFQDEEINNIIERAIDNYKYEDFEAFKYDDKPSLSVTKIIDDNGAKKYLSRSISQLSLGQQQSILLAILIQSKSRVPLLIDQPEDNLDSEFIYKTIVSNLRRIKEKRQVIVVTHNPNIAVLGDAELVIPLKSTSIKSFIIDSGSIDNDATRELCCSILEGGKQAFIRRQEIYGLKVL is encoded by the coding sequence ATGGAAGAAATAAATAACTTAAATTTTGGGGCCGATTTTGTAAGAGCTGATTTACATATACATTCTTATGGAAAAGATGGTTCATTTGATGTGACAGATTCTAGTATGACGCCACAAAATATTGTTGATATAGCAATTGAGAATAATCTTTCTATAATTAGTATTACAGATCATAATGAGATTCAGAACTCTAAGAAAGCAATTGATTATGCTAATAATAAAAATATTCTTGTTATTCCCGGTATTGAAATTAGTACTACGCAAGGTCATTTATTAGTTTATTTTGAAACATATGAACAATTAAGAAAGTTTTTTGGTAAGCTCACTATTTCAGACGATAAGGAACGATGTGAGCAAGGCATAGTTCAATGTTTGAGATTCGCAAGTGAATTTAATGGGTTTGGAGTTCTTGCTCATATTGAATTAGACTCAGGTTTTGAAAAAGTTATAGGACGATTCAACAAAGTTATAGAGGATATTTTTATTCATCCAAGCTTGTTAGCATTAGAAATTAGTTCAAAAAATAGTATTGATTATTATACAGATGTAGATACTAATGATGATAGAAAAAAGCTTTTAAATGAACGAAGAACAAAATTAGAACAGCGTTTTGATTTGATTTTACCAAAAATTATGTCTTCTGATGCCCATAAATTGGATAAATTAGGGACTAATGCAGATGGAGATAAAAGATTAACACGTTTTAAAGTTGATTCATTAAGTTTTCATGCTCTTAAAATAGCTTTAATCAGCTATGAATCTAGGGTTAGACTTGAAAATATGATTCCAGAAAAAATTCCCCATTTTATTGGCTTAAAATTTAAAGGTGGATTATTAGATGAACAGAAAATAAGATTTAGTAAAAATCTTACATGCATAATTGGAGGAAGAGGGACTGGAAAGTCAACAATGCTAGAGTCATTACGAGAAGTTTCAGGAAATGTTTCAACATCTAAAGTTAAAGACACGGATATATGGTCTGATGAAATAAGTATGTTTTATGAGGATGAAACAGGTAGACAAATAGAGTTTAAACGAGAAAAGAATTCATCTAGCATTAACATAACAGACATGACAGATGGAATTATACGTATTCCTATTGAGAGTTATGGACAAGGAGAAACTGCATCGACGATTCAACATAGTGATGATAACCCAAAAGTATTGCTTGATTTTTTAGATAGCTTTATTGAGATAGAGCCATTAATTAAAGAAGATCAAGAATTATGTGAATTACTTTTAGAAAATCAAAGCTCTTTAACTAAAGCACGTATTGAGGTAAAGGGTATTCCTGATACAAGAAAACAAATTACTAATATATCAGAGAAAGTTAAAAAATTAGAACAAGATAAAGTTGGAGATTTAGTTAAGTATCAAATGTCATTAGCTAATGAAAAAAAGATTCGTGATGAATTGATATCTAAACTCAAAAAATTAATTGATAATTATAGAGATGTTTTAAATGATGAAGAAGCATTTAAATCATTTTCAGGAATGACTGATGATGAAATAATTATTGGAAAAGAAGAATTTTTAAAAGTTAAAATAATAGTTGAAGAATTTTCAAATGTAGTTAAAAAAACTTCTGTAAAATTAAATGAGGAACTTGTTCCCAAAGTTGGAGAACTTAAAATTCAATTGGATTTATGGAAAGATAAAGAAAAAAATATTTTAACAAAAATAGATGAGAAAAAAAGTGAATTAGAAAAGCAAGGAATACCTTTTGATTTAGGAAAAATTAATCAAATAATTAAAGATTTAGCATATTATCAAGATAGGTTAAAAAAGCAAGAAGAAATTTTAAATGAACTTAAAGAGTTAGAAAAAAATAGAAAAGATTTAATAAAAAGAAGAAAAGAAGTAAAGAAAGAAATTTATAAACAACGATTTTTGTTTTCAAATGTAATTAATAATAATCTAAAGGATGCAGTAGATGAATTTTTTATAAAAGCAGAATATAAAGAAAGTACATATTCTCCAGAATTTGAGAACTCAATAAAAGATCTAATGGGATGGCGAACATCACAAGTTTCTAAAGCAAAAATAATAGCTAATGAATTATCTGTCATGGACTTTTGTGAAGGGGTTAAGAAAAAAAATTTATCATCTCTCGCACAAATTAAAGAAGATGGAAAAAGAGTTTTTCAAGATGAAGAAATTAATAATATTATTGAAAGAGCAATAGATAATTATAAATATGAGGATTTTGAAGCTTTTAAATATGATGATAAACCTAGTTTATCAGTAACAAAAATAATAGATGATAACGGAGCTAAGAAATATTTAAGTCGCTCAATTTCTCAATTATCTTTAGGTCAACAACAATCGATTCTTCTTGCAATTCTTATTCAATCAAAGAGTAGAGTTCCTTTATTAATTGATCAACCTGAAGATAATTTAGATAGTGAATTTATTTACAAAACGATAGTAAGTAATCTTAGAAGAATTAAAGAAAAAAGACAAGTCATTGTTGTAACTCATAATCCAAATATTGCAGTTTTAGGAGATGCAGAATTAGTTATTCCTCTAAAAAGTACAAGTATTAAATCATTTATCATAGATTCTGGTTCAATAGATAATGATGCAACCCGTGAATTATGTTGTTCAATATTAGAAGGTGGGAAACAAGCTTTTATTCGTAGACAAGAAATATATGGATTGAAAGTTTTATAA